A stretch of DNA from Methylosinus sp. LW4:
AATGGAGCGGCGCCGTCGCTGCTCTTTCGCAAAGACGAGATCGGAGAGCACGCCATCTTCCGCGAGCGCGCCATAGGCGCGCATCAGATGCTCGAGCCTGGTCGGCAATGCGCCGATCGCCATGGAGAGGCCGAAGGATTCGGCCGGGGCCTCGAGATCATGCAGGCCGAGATCGTGCAGAAATTGAAAATTCGCCTCGAGCCCGACGCGGCGCATGAGATTGGTCGCCGGCACATTGCGCGAATTGGCGAGCGCCTGCCGCGGCAGCATCGGCCCGAGAAAAGCGCCATCGGCGTTGTTGACGCCGGATGCGCCCTCTGGAACGTCGGCGAGGAGATCGGTGGGCTCCAGAACGCCGCGCTCGAATGCGAGCGCATAGACGAAAGGCTTCAGCGTCGAGCCCGGCGAGCGCAGCGCGCGGGTGAAATCGATGGCGCCGTCGCGCCAGTCGCGATAATCGGAGGAGCCTATGTCCGCGAGCACGGCGCCCGCGCCGCGCTCCACCACCATCAGCGCGACTTGCCGCGCGCCGGCGGAGCGCCAGAGCGAGAGATAACGCCGCGCGAGATGCGCGAGCTTGTCCTGCAATGAGAGATCGATGGTCGCGCCGATGCGCGGATCATGCGGCGAGGTGGGCGCTATGAGGCCTTCGCGCGCCAGCGCCTCATAGCGCAGCGAGAGATGCAGCGCATCCGGCCGCCGCGCCGCGCCGATGGGACGCAAGCTCGCGAGCTGCTGTGTCGCGAGCGCGATCTGCGCGGGCTCGACGAGCGCCTCGCGCGACAAATAGCCGAGCGCGCGAGCGGCGCGCGCCCGCGCGAGGACGAGCCCGCTCTCGCGAAAGAGATTCATGCGGCCGGGCGATTGCGGAACGGCGGCCAGCAGAGCGATCTCCGCGAGCGAGAGATCTTCGACGGGCTTGTCGAAGTAAAAGCGCGCGGCATGGGCGATTCCATGGCTGCCATTGCCATAGGGCGCGAGCCGCAGATAATGCGCGAGCACCGCCTGACGGCCATGGCGCGCGATGAGCGCGATCCCCGTCGCCGCCTCCGTGATCTTGGCGGCAAAGCTGCGCGGCGCGGGATTTTGCATGCGCGCGACTTGCATGGCGATGGTGGAGGCGCCCTCGCGGCGCTTGCGTCCGACGAGATTGCGCCAGGCCGCGCGCAGCAGAGCGCGCGCATCGACGCCCATATGCGAGGCGAAGCGCCGATCCTCGAGCGCGAGCGTCGCGAGCGCGACGCGCGGCGGAATTTCGCGCAGCGGCCAATAGCCATAGTCGATCCGCGCCGCATCACGCGCGCCGATCTGCGTAAGAAAAGCGCCGTTACGATCATAGACCATCGGCGTCGGCCGCGGCGCGGAAAGAGCGGCGCGGGAAAGCGCCGCCTGCGCAAGAAAAGCAGCCGGAAAGAGTGCGACAACGATGAAGAATGATAAGAAAAAAACGGGCCCCCTCCTTCTCCCACTCGTGGGAGAAGGTGTCGCGCGAATGCGCGACGGATGAGGGTCCGGTCCGCCAGAACCCTCATCCGACCCCGCTTCGCGGGGCTGCCTTCTCCCGCGCAGCGGGAGAAGGAATCCGCGAACCTTCCTCACTTCGCGATTTCCACGCGCTTGCCGGCGCTCTGCGCTTGCAGGCCCTTCTTATACATCGTCTCGACGACGCCCGGCGGCTCGGTGAAAGCGCCCGCCGTCTGCGCCTTGGCGCGAAAGGCGAAACGATAGGCTCCCTTCGGCAATTGGTCGTAAGCATAGAACACACGATCGTCGCCGAAGGAGACGCTGGTCGGCGCCAGTGTCGGCGCAATCGACGGCTGCGCCTCGGCGGGCGCCGTCGCGAGATTGGGATTCAAAGGCTCGAAGCCCGCCGGCAACGGCAGCGACATCGCGACATGAGTGCGATCCTGCGGATTGACGAGCTCCGCCGTCTCCTCGATCACATCGCCGATGGCGAGCTTCACGACGCCATTCTCCGCGGCGATTTTTTCCAAGGGCGCATCCGCCTTGCCGACGCGCAGAATGTCGCGCGTCAGCGCGAAGCCTTCGCTCACCGGCAGAGCCTTCGCGCCGCTCTCTTTTGGCTCGTAGCGCGTCTCGACCAGCGCCACGATCGGCGCCGCTCCACGATTGACGATCGTCAGCGCCGAAGGCGCCGCGCCGCTCTCGCGCAGGATGGGATTATTGGCGTCCAGCGTCAGCAGGCGCGACGGCGCGCCCTCCTGCGAGAGCTCGATCTGCAGAGGCGATTGCGGACGCCGCCATACTTCCGCCAGCGCGTCGATCGCCGCAGCGGTGGCGTTGGTCGAGCCCCAGCCGTCGCCCTCGCCCAATCGCAGCAATGCGTCGCGCAACAGCCCCGCGCGCGGATCGGACGGCGAGGCGACCGTGACGGCGCGCAGCATCTCCGCCAGCGAACGCGTCTCGGAGGGCAAAATCACCGGATTGCCGCCGTCCGCCGCCTGGCCCGCATAATATTGCGCGCCATTGCGTGAGAGAATCTTCACGCGGCTCCACAGCGAATCGAGCAAGGAATCGACGATGCGCCGATCGCCAGATTGCGCGCGCACGGCGGCGCGCGTCAGCTCCGCCACGCTGACGCCCGCCATGAAATCGGCATGGCGCGACAGCTCGGCGACATAGGATTCGTCGAGCTTGCCGCCGTCGGCGAGCGCGATCAGCGCCTCGACGCGCTCGCGCAATTCCTCGCCAGAGAGCAGGCGTGGATAATCCGAGCGCAGCGACAGCTTCAACACATTGGCGAGACGATCGGCGAGCGGCTTGTCGATCGGTTCGCCCGCGCGCTCTGCGCCGACGAGGAAAGAATAGGCCCAGGCGGTGAGCGACACATTTCCGCGCGCGCGCGGCCAGAAGGCGACGAGCCCATCGGCGTCGACTGCTTGATCGATCGCGCGGATCGTGTTGCGCACATCGCCGGAAAGACGACTCTCGAGCCCCGCGGCCGAGAGAATCGGCGTGAAATTTTTGAGCGCCAGCGCCGAGCGCGCGAGCGAAAGGCGCTGCTCCGTGCAGCCGTAAGGATATTCGACGAGCGCGTTCAATCCCGCGACGAGCCGCACCAGAGCGGGATCGCCGGCGAGCGTCACGTCACGGCGGAAGGAGCCGGGCCGCGCGGCGTCGGTCGCGGCCGCGAGGGTCTTGCTCTCGCCGGGCGCGATCTCGACGATCTCATAGCGCCGCACCGGCAGACGATCCGGCCTGATCGGCAATTCGATCTCCACCGCATCGCGCGCATGGTCGGCGTCGCGCTCCACGCGAAAATTCAGCTTCACGCTCTCCTTGCCGGGCGCCGGCTCCGGCACGCTCGCGCGGACGTCTATGCGCGTGGGCTTGTTCGCGATCCAGCTGAAAGCCTGCGGCGCATTGCTCGCCAGCGTCAGCCCCTCCGCGGCGATCGAGGCTCTGCCGACGCCTCCCGGTCCTTCGACGATGCGCGCGAGCACGGACACATCGAGCGCATCGCCCGGCCGCAGGAAGCGCGGCAGCACGGGCTGCGCGACGAGCTCCTGACGAATGAGCATCTCGCCCGTCGCATAGCCGAAGCGATCGGCGCCGCTCGCCGCCTTGGCGCGCAGCTTGAACACGGTGAGCGAGTCGGGCAGCTTCACCTTGATTTTGGCGATTCCATCGGCGCCCACTTTCACGCTCGGCAGATAGATCGGCACGGGCGTGAAATTCTTGCGCACGCTGACATTGGTTTCCGCGCCCCATTCGTCGAGGCCGGCGTCGCCGCCGGGAATCTCCTCCAGCGGAATCTTGCCGAAAGCGAGATTGCGCGTGTCGCGCGCGGCGAGCTTCGTCTCGCGCTCGACGATGAAATCCGGCAGCGGATCGAGCGGCCGTTCCTTGGCGAGCGACAGCACCGCCTGATCCACCATCCAAAATGTCGTTTCGCCCGCGAGCGGCTTGCCGAGATCATCGGAAAGACGAAGCGTGACCTCCACCTCCTGCCCCGGCCGCGCCTTCGCGGGATAATCGAGCTTCGCGGTCACGATATTCTTGACCGGCGTGACCTCGATCCATTTGGTCGCGGCGATTGTCACCGGCTTGCCCTGGTCGATATTGGAGGCCGGCGGCGGCGCGCTGTCCTTCAAGCGTCCGCGCATGATGAGGAAATGCACGGCGAGCTTCGGCGTCTGCTCCTTGCGCAGCGCGAGCGTGTAGCGCCCGAAGCCATTGGCGATGTCGATGAGCTGATAATCGAACACGCCATTGGGCTGCTCGACGATGGCGAGCGCCTTGGCGTTCTGGAACGGCGATTGAACGATGAGCGTCGCCGTCTCCCCCGGCGCATAGGCTTGCTTGTCGGTCGTGATGGTCGCGGTGGAAGCCGGAGGACGCTGGAAGGTCACGGGCGTATTGCCGCCGACGAAGAAATCGACGCTCACCTGCTGACGGCGGCCGATGCGATCATAGGCTTCCAGCTGCACGACATAAACGCCGGCCTCGCGCGCCTCCAGCTCGATTTTCTGCGCCTCTTTCGCGCTCGTCAGTTTGCGCTCGAGGAGCGTGTCCTCGATCACCTGCGTCACATATTTCGCCGCGCCCTGCGCGAAATCGGACGCCTGCAGCGTCGACGCCCAATTGCGCTTGATGAAGCGCATGGTGACGGGGAGTCCTTCCACCGCCTCGCCCTTGCCGTCGAGCGCGAGAAACTCCGGCGTCACCGCGCCGGGCCGCTCGACATAGCGTGGCAGCTTCACGCCGAGCGCGAAAGGCGGAACGGCAATGACATTCTGCACATTGCGCACCTCTATTCCATCGTCGCCGGTGACGGTCGCCTCGATCGAATAGCGGCGCGGCTGCGCGGTCGGCTCTATCGTCGTGTCGAAGGTCATGCGCGAGGCGCCGCCGGCGTCTGTGCGCGCGTCACGCTCCAGCACCGGCGAGGATTTGAACTTGCCTTCGCCGGAGAAGCGCGCGTCGCTCGAGAACAAAAAGCCTTCGCGTCCCGGCGGCTGAAACACATGCGGAAACTGCACGGCGCGCCATTTCACCGGCCGTTCCGCGACGAGACCGCCGGCGAAATAGCGCGCGATGAGATCGACATTGAACTCGCCGTCGAGCGGAACGATCTGCGGCGCGTTCAGCGCCACCTCGAATGTCGGCAGCCGATAGGCCTCTTTCTTGAACGAAAACTGTCCGCAGGAGGCGGTCTGCGGCGCTTCGCCCTCGGCCTCTGCGCTTTCGCTCGGCTCGGCCTCATCGCCTTTCGTCTCGCTCTTCTTCGGCTTTGCGCCATCGGGCTCGAAACGCAGCGAATAATCGCCGGTCGCCGGCGTCTGCGCGTCGAATTTGTGATAGAAGCTCCCCGCCGCGTCGAGCTTCACCGGAATGCGCCATTCCTGATTGCCGGGGCCGGAGACGACCAGCGTGCCTCCGGCTTTCGCAATGGCGAGAGCGCCATCGCGATAGGCGCGCACGAAGCCCTTTATGTGCACCGGCTCCTCGGGCCGATAGATCGGCCGCTCGGCGAAGACATGGCAGAGCGTGCGCGGCTCTTCCTTGCGCGGCTCCTGCGGATTCGCGGTCCAGGCGAGCCAGGCGCCATCCGGCTTCGTCCAATTCTCGCGCGCATATTCGGAGGGGCCGTCATTGGCGTCCAATAGGAGCGTGTCGAGGCCCTTGGTCACGACGATGCGGCGCACATCGGCTTCCGCGCGCTTGCCGGGATCGAAGGCGAAGAAGCCGGAATTGTCGGTGGTCCCGCGCGCGAGCGTGACGAATTTCTCGCCCTTCACGCCTTCGAGCCGCACTTCCGCGCCGGAGACAGGCTGCGCAGTAGCGAGCGAAGTGACGACGAAGCGCACGCGCGCGCGCTCCTCTATCGCGCTCAGCGACAGATCGGTCACTT
This window harbors:
- a CDS encoding alpha-2-macroglobulin, giving the protein MTGALCRGALSRALLALLLLSGLCVSAPLRAEPAPFDQLRRADGARIVPDKFLRSFDPITIFFDRDIGPKAGGPEDAHEKFAKLSGEPAGEWRWIGARALQFRPAEPWKPLQRVDIEAGAAATRLVALLPTPSSTNPTESADPIADLEQITLTFPEPVDIAALARMLTIELRPAPGISPLGGQLLTPKDYDIRPLERADRNAAQSVAIRLRESIRDGRVAILRLKLADEPGLDDEIFELRARSAAPFAVTEASCGRGWSDDKQDGVLRCAFGYAVPPASASSEGEEDSAPVSNYQPANRRRLTLSFTEQPGEIDILRAREALRISPPVDDLSVEIDHKRLNVYGKFLSDRVYELALAPGALNDVRKRALASRFALRFAFDRDRPALAWDAAQGLVERFGPQLLPLRGRGYDRADIRIHAIDPLARDFWPFPKSGVETEDSAAPPLPGNEPAHWAETDAPEAEAIAARIKALGSPAVSALLDLPIRRNGADAKFGLDLSSEFAKIAGAGQPGTYLIGLRAVDEKKRHWLRAQVTDLSLSAIEERARVRFVVTSLATAQPVSGAEVRLEGVKGEKFVTLARGTTDNSGFFAFDPGKRAEADVRRIVVTKGLDTLLLDANDGPSEYARENWTKPDGAWLAWTANPQEPRKEEPRTLCHVFAERPIYRPEEPVHIKGFVRAYRDGALAIAKAGGTLVVSGPGNQEWRIPVKLDAAGSFYHKFDAQTPATGDYSLRFEPDGAKPKKSETKGDEAEPSESAEAEGEAPQTASCGQFSFKKEAYRLPTFEVALNAPQIVPLDGEFNVDLIARYFAGGLVAERPVKWRAVQFPHVFQPPGREGFLFSSDARFSGEGKFKSSPVLERDARTDAGGASRMTFDTTIEPTAQPRRYSIEATVTGDDGIEVRNVQNVIAVPPFALGVKLPRYVERPGAVTPEFLALDGKGEAVEGLPVTMRFIKRNWASTLQASDFAQGAAKYVTQVIEDTLLERKLTSAKEAQKIELEAREAGVYVVQLEAYDRIGRRQQVSVDFFVGGNTPVTFQRPPASTATITTDKQAYAPGETATLIVQSPFQNAKALAIVEQPNGVFDYQLIDIANGFGRYTLALRKEQTPKLAVHFLIMRGRLKDSAPPPASNIDQGKPVTIAATKWIEVTPVKNIVTAKLDYPAKARPGQEVEVTLRLSDDLGKPLAGETTFWMVDQAVLSLAKERPLDPLPDFIVERETKLAARDTRNLAFGKIPLEEIPGGDAGLDEWGAETNVSVRKNFTPVPIYLPSVKVGADGIAKIKVKLPDSLTVFKLRAKAASGADRFGYATGEMLIRQELVAQPVLPRFLRPGDALDVSVLARIVEGPGGVGRASIAAEGLTLASNAPQAFSWIANKPTRIDVRASVPEPAPGKESVKLNFRVERDADHARDAVEIELPIRPDRLPVRRYEIVEIAPGESKTLAAATDAARPGSFRRDVTLAGDPALVRLVAGLNALVEYPYGCTEQRLSLARSALALKNFTPILSAAGLESRLSGDVRNTIRAIDQAVDADGLVAFWPRARGNVSLTAWAYSFLVGAERAGEPIDKPLADRLANVLKLSLRSDYPRLLSGEELRERVEALIALADGGKLDESYVAELSRHADFMAGVSVAELTRAAVRAQSGDRRIVDSLLDSLWSRVKILSRNGAQYYAGQAADGGNPVILPSETRSLAEMLRAVTVASPSDPRAGLLRDALLRLGEGDGWGSTNATAAAIDALAEVWRRPQSPLQIELSQEGAPSRLLTLDANNPILRESGAAPSALTIVNRGAAPIVALVETRYEPKESGAKALPVSEGFALTRDILRVGKADAPLEKIAAENGVVKLAIGDVIEETAELVNPQDRTHVAMSLPLPAGFEPLNPNLATAPAEAQPSIAPTLAPTSVSFGDDRVFYAYDQLPKGAYRFAFRAKAQTAGAFTEPPGVVETMYKKGLQAQSAGKRVEIAK
- a CDS encoding transglycosylase domain-containing protein; its protein translation is MVYDRNGAFLTQIGARDAARIDYGYWPLREIPPRVALATLALEDRRFASHMGVDARALLRAAWRNLVGRKRREGASTIAMQVARMQNPAPRSFAAKITEAATGIALIARHGRQAVLAHYLRLAPYGNGSHGIAHAARFYFDKPVEDLSLAEIALLAAVPQSPGRMNLFRESGLVLARARAARALGYLSREALVEPAQIALATQQLASLRPIGAARRPDALHLSLRYEALAREGLIAPTSPHDPRIGATIDLSLQDKLAHLARRYLSLWRSAGARQVALMVVERGAGAVLADIGSSDYRDWRDGAIDFTRALRSPGSTLKPFVYALAFERGVLEPTDLLADVPEGASGVNNADGAFLGPMLPRQALANSRNVPATNLMRRVGLEANFQFLHDLGLHDLEAPAESFGLSMAIGALPTRLEHLMRAYGALAEDGVLSDLVFAKEQRRRRSIRVMSSDTARLVTSMLADPLARLPSFPRYGPLEYPFAVAVKTGTSQAYRDAWTIAYSRKAIVGVWIGRGDAGAMNRLSGAASSARLAHAALTLIHGAKAGEIETESFPPPQGRVPVEMCLAGGRSDGRCGETLVEWVRPQMAPPTRGAMELAARPASRDETVELAITTPEHKTHVWRNPELPPELNRLALRASAPGSVEQILWMVDGRPFRLADANEPVYWPMQPGTHRIQARLPLRPGASHIVEVTIE